The Streptomyces sp. NBC_00440 genome contains a region encoding:
- a CDS encoding heavy metal transporter → MSQPTAAPRRGRFFRIVAAVAVLLALAGYVLVQYISGGGSGPRCTAQGGDGTSYRLSPEQAVNAATISAVGTSRGMPERAVTIALATALQESELHNLDHGDRDSLGLFQQRPSQGWGTAKQVMDPVYASGKFYEHLGKIHDYSRLPLTVAAQEVQRSGFPQAYAKQEPDAQLLAAALTGRSPASFSCAATKSSLAGDPAAVRAALKRDFGSGVLPSGKSAQPSEVRLPVRTTTARAVGAPGTGSVQQRGWELAYWAVANSAALHIQQVSYAGQEWTAATNHAPWRRTDTTQTVSTGRSAGQGATEVRIALTK, encoded by the coding sequence GTGTCCCAGCCCACTGCCGCGCCACGCCGCGGCCGCTTCTTCCGGATCGTGGCCGCCGTCGCCGTGCTGCTGGCGCTGGCGGGCTATGTCCTGGTGCAGTACATCAGCGGTGGCGGCAGTGGTCCGCGCTGCACGGCTCAGGGCGGCGACGGGACCAGCTACCGGCTGAGCCCGGAGCAGGCCGTCAACGCGGCGACGATCTCCGCAGTGGGAACCTCGCGCGGAATGCCGGAGCGCGCGGTGACCATCGCGCTGGCGACCGCGCTCCAGGAGTCGGAGCTGCACAATCTCGACCACGGCGACCGCGACTCGCTCGGCCTCTTCCAGCAGCGGCCGTCGCAGGGCTGGGGCACGGCCAAGCAGGTCATGGATCCGGTCTACGCGTCGGGGAAGTTCTACGAGCACCTCGGGAAGATCCACGACTACTCACGGCTGCCGCTGACGGTCGCCGCGCAGGAGGTGCAGCGCAGCGGCTTCCCGCAGGCGTACGCGAAGCAGGAGCCGGACGCCCAGCTGCTCGCGGCCGCACTGACCGGCCGGTCGCCCGCCTCGTTCTCCTGCGCGGCGACGAAGAGCAGCCTGGCGGGCGATCCGGCCGCGGTGCGCGCCGCGCTGAAGCGGGACTTCGGGTCCGGGGTGCTGCCCTCCGGGAAGTCGGCGCAGCCGTCGGAGGTCCGGCTGCCGGTCCGTACGACCACGGCGCGGGCCGTCGGGGCGCCAGGCACCGGGTCCGTCCAGCAGCGCGGCTGGGAGCTCGCGTACTGGGCGGTGGCCAACTCGGCCGCCCTCCACATCCAGCAGGTCTCCTACGCGGGCCAGGAGTGGACCGCGGCGACAAACCACGCACCATGGCGCAGAACGGACACCACGCAGACCGTTTCGACGGGGCGGAGTGCGGGCCAGGGCGCCACCGAAGTCCGTATCGCCCTCACGAAATAG
- the dapE gene encoding succinyl-diaminopimelate desuccinylase yields the protein MSETPLDLALDAPALTAQLVDFPSVSGTEKPLADAVEEALRALPHLTVDRYGNNVVARTHLGRAERVVLAGHLDTVPIADNVPSRLDENGVLWGCGSCDMKSGVAVQLRIAATVPEPNRDLTFVFYDNEEVAAELNGLKHVSEAHPDWLAADFAVLLESSDGEVEGGCQGTLRVILRTKGERSHSARAWMGSNAIHSAAPILAKLAAYEPRRPVIDGLEFHEGLNAVRIEGGVANNVIPDACTVVVNFRYAPDRSEEQALAYVKEFFADCDIDEFIVDDHTGGALPGLSHPAAAAFMAAVGGEARPKFGWTDVSRFSALGVPAVNYGPGNPLLAHKRDERVDITRISHTEERLRAWLTA from the coding sequence ATGTCAGAGACCCCGCTTGACCTCGCACTCGATGCCCCGGCCCTGACCGCACAGCTGGTCGACTTCCCGTCCGTGAGCGGCACCGAGAAGCCCCTCGCCGACGCTGTGGAGGAGGCGCTGAGGGCGCTGCCGCACCTGACCGTCGACCGGTACGGCAACAACGTCGTCGCCCGGACACACCTCGGCCGCGCCGAGCGGGTCGTGCTGGCCGGACACCTCGACACCGTGCCGATCGCGGACAACGTCCCGTCGCGGCTCGACGAGAACGGCGTCCTGTGGGGCTGCGGCAGTTGTGACATGAAGTCGGGCGTGGCGGTACAGCTGCGGATCGCGGCGACCGTGCCCGAGCCCAACCGGGACCTCACCTTCGTCTTCTACGACAACGAAGAGGTCGCGGCCGAACTCAACGGCCTCAAGCACGTGTCCGAGGCGCACCCCGACTGGCTCGCGGCGGACTTCGCCGTCCTGCTCGAATCCTCCGACGGCGAGGTCGAGGGCGGCTGCCAGGGCACGCTCCGGGTCATCCTGCGCACCAAGGGCGAGCGTTCCCACTCGGCGCGCGCCTGGATGGGGTCCAACGCGATCCACTCCGCCGCCCCGATCCTGGCGAAGCTGGCCGCGTACGAGCCGCGCAGGCCGGTGATCGACGGCCTGGAGTTCCACGAGGGCCTCAACGCCGTACGGATCGAGGGGGGCGTGGCCAACAACGTCATCCCGGACGCCTGCACGGTGGTGGTCAACTTCCGTTACGCGCCCGACCGCAGCGAGGAGCAGGCACTGGCGTACGTGAAGGAGTTCTTCGCCGACTGCGACATCGACGAGTTCATCGTCGACGACCACACCGGCGGCGCGCTCCCCGGCCTCTCGCACCCGGCGGCGGCGGCCTTCATGGCGGCGGTCGGTGGCGAGGCCCGCCCCAAGTTCGGCTGGACGGACGTGTCGCGCTTCAGCGCGCTCGGGGTCCCCGCGGTGAACTACGGCCCCGGCAACCCGCTGCTCGCGCACAAGCGCGACGAGCGGGTCGACATCACCAGGATCTCGCACACCGAGGAACGACTCCGCGCCTGGCTGACGGCCTGA
- a CDS encoding TIGR00730 family Rossman fold protein, giving the protein MGNPEGAPAPEEQRLGPVVRRRDQVQPGTTDQRLLDTTEKGPADWLHTDPWRVMRIQSEFVEGFGALAELPSAISVFGSARTAPGSPEYEAGVRIGRALVDAGFAVITGGGPGAMEAANKGAREANGVSVGLGIELPFEQGLNQHVDIGVNFRYFFVRKTMFVKYAQGFVVLPGGLGTLDELFEALTLVQTRKVTRFPIVLFGTEYWGGLVDWLRGTVIAQGKASERDLMLFHVTDDVDEAVALVTKETGL; this is encoded by the coding sequence ATGGGCAACCCTGAGGGAGCACCGGCGCCGGAGGAACAGCGGCTCGGCCCGGTGGTGCGCCGCCGGGACCAGGTCCAGCCCGGCACCACCGACCAGCGGCTGCTCGACACCACGGAGAAGGGCCCGGCCGACTGGCTGCACACCGACCCCTGGCGGGTCATGCGCATCCAGTCGGAGTTCGTGGAGGGCTTCGGCGCACTGGCCGAACTGCCCAGCGCGATCAGCGTCTTCGGGTCGGCCCGCACCGCGCCGGGTTCACCGGAGTACGAGGCGGGGGTACGGATCGGCCGCGCGCTGGTCGACGCGGGCTTCGCGGTCATCACCGGCGGCGGCCCCGGTGCGATGGAGGCGGCGAACAAGGGCGCCAGGGAGGCCAACGGCGTCTCGGTCGGGCTCGGGATCGAGCTGCCCTTCGAGCAGGGCCTCAACCAGCACGTCGACATCGGGGTGAACTTCCGCTACTTCTTCGTCCGCAAGACGATGTTCGTGAAGTACGCGCAGGGCTTCGTGGTCCTGCCGGGCGGCCTCGGCACCCTGGACGAACTGTTCGAGGCACTGACCCTGGTCCAGACCCGGAAGGTCACCCGGTTCCCGATCGTGCTCTTCGGTACGGAGTACTGGGGCGGCCTGGTCGACTGGCTGCGCGGGACGGTGATCGCCCAGGGCAAGGCATCGGAACGCGATCTGATGCTGTTCCACGTCACGGACGACGTGGACGAGGCGGTGGCCCTGGTGACCAAGGAGACGGGGCTGTAG
- a CDS encoding phosphatidylinositol-specific phospholipase C, producing MTLSRRSLIRSAAAVTTAALVTGGGTAHAATARHAAAATGSAVPADWMGALPDALSLLRMTIPGTHDSCCTDPANGTEWSHTQNWGIAEQLQRGIRFLDIRANGLQDHMGDSFGIYHAGFYQGITFDGVLTQCRDFLQQHPGETIVMRLKKEDGTNNDVGAGFKDVLNGYLDTKGWRPWFLLTDRAPTLGEARGRIVLIAQFDNDLPILQWPGGDNDFLSNQWFSLQDIYQGLSLPSRKTAKVTQQFDNATGDQNSALMYINFTSYAGGGWPKTNADAIMPGVQSYLNGRLSDTTHLGVVPMDFPDFHSDTLRTLIDWNWH from the coding sequence ATGACACTGAGCCGTCGCTCCCTCATACGCTCCGCCGCCGCTGTCACCACCGCCGCCCTCGTGACCGGCGGCGGCACCGCGCACGCCGCGACCGCCCGGCACGCGGCCGCCGCCACCGGCAGTGCGGTTCCCGCCGACTGGATGGGCGCGCTGCCCGACGCGCTGTCCCTGCTGCGGATGACGATCCCCGGTACTCACGACTCCTGCTGTACCGATCCCGCCAACGGCACCGAGTGGTCGCACACCCAGAACTGGGGGATCGCCGAGCAACTCCAGCGCGGCATACGGTTCCTGGACATCCGGGCCAACGGCCTCCAGGACCATATGGGCGACTCGTTCGGGATCTACCACGCCGGGTTCTACCAGGGCATCACCTTCGACGGGGTGCTCACCCAGTGCCGCGACTTCCTTCAGCAGCATCCCGGAGAGACGATCGTGATGCGGCTGAAGAAGGAGGACGGCACCAACAACGATGTCGGCGCGGGCTTCAAGGACGTCCTGAACGGCTACCTCGACACCAAGGGCTGGCGCCCCTGGTTCCTCCTCACCGACCGGGCGCCGACGCTCGGCGAGGCGCGCGGCCGCATCGTCCTGATCGCCCAGTTCGACAACGACCTGCCGATCCTGCAATGGCCGGGCGGCGACAACGACTTCCTGTCCAACCAGTGGTTCTCGCTCCAGGACATCTACCAGGGGCTGTCCCTGCCGTCCCGGAAGACCGCGAAGGTCACCCAGCAGTTCGACAACGCCACCGGCGACCAGAATTCGGCGCTGATGTACATCAACTTCACCAGCTACGCGGGCGGCGGCTGGCCCAAGACCAACGCGGACGCGATCATGCCCGGAGTGCAGAGCTATCTGAACGGCCGGCTGTCGGACACCACGCACCTCGGCGTCGTCCCCATGGACTTCCCGGACTTCCACTCGGACACGCTGCGCACCCTCATCGACTGGAACTGGCACTGA
- a CDS encoding SMI1/KNR4 family protein: MDAKTFDWRQFLTRWSEEWADAQGSSVDLSPDDLEDQQRRWLGAAPATDTDIARMEARLGCEIPPSYREFLRVSDGWRHAGGFVWMLAGTREAHWHEDASGLGEDHDEFWGDEDNPEETRAQVGLWSRALQLDVQSDATYVLLDPEDVGPDGEWAVRVWASWRASDPERYPSFADFMVAMHQEFHHLEAGRDGERGAAAFVNGTTRAQDAAVDRARIAALRGRYGEAAGLLREAQRYGRPRATELLHQIGQLGGPYGAGRRPPYPSDPRFLTELLPLHAADLLGSHRSVDGLSFADADRFPETARAAADILREMAEGTFRYRPGGAFGEAVDEARELARWGDTDAAWRILRTVVPMWEPLGPDHIAPVGLLADPVLAPVLTAERRLELLATPRGGEQGPAPVPARDQDPGGLSWLVRGGGLRPGQSSPCDYRMVLVEGAAPDELPGLLGSSPGTALSPPLRCWDVSGHHRPGQRSFSSYDDKALLSVGRAGAGWSFGLEESPARFSSDRFVSPAQAASAGGGRAIVVWSEWNRPAPLFHVSVARGGAPLYAFTVRAGAVEDSSGAIPAELDPAVLGFGPPDMAAHAAAAVRALDAIADGYGVTLPRLALTEGRLHSFESVSWTRPPGSGETYLTVTMG, translated from the coding sequence ATGGATGCGAAGACTTTCGACTGGCGGCAGTTCCTCACCCGGTGGAGCGAGGAGTGGGCCGACGCCCAGGGCAGCTCGGTGGACTTGAGCCCGGACGACCTGGAGGACCAACAGCGCAGATGGCTCGGGGCCGCGCCCGCCACCGATACGGACATCGCCCGCATGGAGGCGCGGCTCGGATGCGAAATACCGCCGTCCTACCGGGAGTTCTTACGGGTCAGTGACGGCTGGCGGCATGCGGGCGGCTTCGTCTGGATGCTGGCAGGCACCCGCGAGGCCCACTGGCACGAGGACGCGAGCGGTCTCGGTGAGGACCACGACGAGTTCTGGGGCGACGAGGACAACCCGGAGGAGACGCGCGCGCAGGTCGGCCTGTGGTCCCGCGCGCTCCAGCTGGATGTCCAGTCGGACGCCACCTATGTGCTGCTCGACCCGGAGGACGTCGGGCCGGACGGCGAGTGGGCGGTGCGGGTGTGGGCGTCCTGGCGGGCCTCGGACCCCGAGCGGTACCCGTCGTTCGCGGACTTCATGGTCGCCATGCACCAGGAGTTCCACCACCTGGAGGCAGGCCGGGACGGGGAGCGGGGCGCCGCCGCCTTCGTCAACGGGACGACGCGCGCCCAGGACGCCGCTGTGGACCGGGCCCGGATCGCGGCGCTGCGCGGCCGTTACGGAGAGGCGGCCGGACTGCTGAGAGAGGCCCAGCGGTACGGCCGGCCGCGCGCGACCGAGCTGCTGCACCAGATCGGACAGCTGGGCGGGCCGTACGGGGCGGGCCGGCGGCCACCGTACCCCAGCGACCCCCGCTTCCTCACCGAGTTGCTCCCCCTGCACGCCGCCGACCTGCTCGGCAGCCACCGCTCCGTGGACGGCCTGTCCTTCGCCGACGCCGACCGCTTCCCCGAGACCGCGCGGGCCGCGGCGGACATCCTGCGCGAGATGGCCGAGGGGACGTTCCGCTACCGGCCGGGCGGCGCGTTCGGCGAGGCGGTCGACGAGGCCCGCGAACTGGCCCGTTGGGGCGACACCGACGCCGCCTGGCGGATCCTGCGCACCGTGGTCCCGATGTGGGAGCCGCTCGGCCCCGACCACATCGCCCCGGTGGGTCTGCTCGCCGACCCCGTGCTCGCTCCCGTGCTCACCGCCGAGCGGCGACTGGAGCTGCTGGCAACCCCGCGCGGCGGCGAGCAGGGGCCGGCTCCGGTCCCCGCCCGCGACCAGGACCCGGGCGGCCTGTCCTGGCTCGTACGCGGCGGAGGACTGCGACCGGGGCAGTCGTCGCCGTGCGACTACCGCATGGTCCTGGTCGAAGGGGCCGCCCCGGACGAGCTGCCCGGACTCCTCGGCTCGTCGCCCGGCACCGCGCTCTCCCCACCGCTGAGATGCTGGGACGTCAGCGGTCACCACCGGCCCGGTCAGCGGAGTTTCTCCAGTTACGACGACAAGGCGCTGCTCAGCGTCGGACGGGCGGGAGCGGGCTGGAGCTTCGGATTGGAGGAGTCCCCGGCCAGGTTCTCCAGCGACCGGTTCGTCTCTCCCGCGCAGGCAGCTTCCGCGGGCGGCGGCCGGGCGATCGTGGTGTGGAGCGAGTGGAACCGGCCCGCCCCGCTCTTCCATGTCTCGGTCGCCCGGGGCGGGGCGCCGCTGTACGCGTTCACGGTGCGGGCCGGAGCTGTGGAGGACAGCTCCGGCGCCATCCCGGCCGAACTGGACCCGGCCGTCCTGGGTTTCGGCCCCCCGGACATGGCTGCCCATGCGGCCGCAGCGGTTCGTGCGCTGGACGCCATCGCGGATGGGTACGGCGTCACACTGCCACGCCTCGCCTTGACCGAGGGCCGACTGCATTCCTTCGAGTCGGTGTCCTGGACACGCCCGCCCGGTTCCGGGGAGACGTACCTGACGGTGACGATGGGCTGA